A window of Microbacterium hominis genomic DNA:
TCGGCCGCTGCGCGGCGATGGTCTCGCTCATAGGTCCTGCGCGAACTTTCCCTCGAGGCGGCGGAAGACGGCCTGGCCGACGACGATGCAGACGACGGTGATGAGGAACGTCCACAGCGTGTTGATCGCCAGGTCGGGCGGCAACGGGAGCCCCGCGAGCTGCTCGCCGAACGCGGGCTCGGTCACCGGGCGCCAGAAGGCGAAGTGGAACAGCTCGACGGCCTGCGTGATCGGGTTGAGCAGGTACACCCGCACGAGCCAGTCGGGCAGCACCTCGCTCACCATCGTCCAGTAATAGAGCACCGGCGAAGCCCACGTCGCCAGCAGCAGCAGCAGTTCGACGATGTTCTCGGCGTCGCGGAAGCGCACGTTGGCGGCGCCGAACAGCAGGCCGAGGCCGAAGGCGAAGAGCATGATGAGCGCCATCGCGGCCAGCGCCGCCAGCACGCTCCACACCGTGATGTTGACGATCCAGCCCATGAGCAGGCACACGATCAGCAGGAGCGTGACCTGCGGCAGGAAGTGCACGAAGGCGACGAAGACGGCCGAGACCGCGAACAGCTGCCTCGGCAGATAGACCTTCCG
This region includes:
- a CDS encoding ABC transporter permease; the encoded protein is MNNRPDLFAAVPRADFDVPGRSGGLLDVFRWHYLLRLLVRTGVTTRYRNSVLGWTWSYVRPAAQFLVFWVVLGLFLNLERGIPNYAVYLFSGIVIINLFSEGFKNATTSIVNNAPLVRKVYLPRQLFAVSAVFVAFVHFLPQVTLLLIVCLLMGWIVNITVWSVLAALAAMALIMLFAFGLGLLFGAANVRFRDAENIVELLLLLATWASPVLYYWTMVSEVLPDWLVRVYLLNPITQAVELFHFAFWRPVTEPAFGEQLAGLPLPPDLAINTLWTFLITVVCIVVGQAVFRRLEGKFAQDL